In a genomic window of Heliomicrobium undosum:
- a CDS encoding ATP-binding protein produces MDTANRLMIEFRSPSTLASFGLKRQFPAIAKGDDGCHRIAFTADSKDHMQLCEFWKKARGWEIRRITASGKAITPEQLDKIVTCLEQRQKVRDAAFYCDGRSVGLTARDEGALFFAGCRFLIVDDVDWSEPDGPRWYRHGAVDGEGLFHTDKKAVLVMLEQLAQSSGCVACPALDWQQVTHRVSALPDGLNPRKDGAWEYRFDDAGTTVTGIVRTPPERAGNGRFDMDTCMTSVRVDESKALANSVAPQPVKPEGGSQDADPFTGTGSSTGSSTSSSSTGSSSHPLDNTMEDFFRPVKPGKITYADVGGLKEELRLLREAVELPLRYPDLVRTLNITPPKGVLLYGPPGCGKTLLAQAVANEVEATFFAVKGPEFLSSLHGQSEKRLRDLFAQAEQKAPSIIFFDEIDAFAFDRSRTTTSFEATLVAQFLSLMDGFDRRAQVVVIATTNRLDVLDKALLRPGRFDYRVRVTVPTLEDRLQIFKLHTAKMPLEATVNINDLAEQTKGFTGADIAALCAKAALMAVARALGPDMDRWPASLSSDFTSAIRITGDDFAVALTQVRASVDIDDNDDHIA; encoded by the coding sequence ATGGACACTGCAAATCGTCTAATGATCGAATTTCGCTCCCCCTCTACCCTGGCTTCTTTCGGCCTCAAGCGGCAGTTCCCCGCCATCGCCAAAGGGGACGATGGATGTCACCGCATCGCCTTCACTGCTGACAGCAAAGACCACATGCAACTGTGCGAGTTCTGGAAAAAAGCCCGCGGCTGGGAAATCCGGCGCATCACCGCTTCCGGAAAAGCGATCACACCGGAACAGTTGGATAAAATCGTCACCTGCCTGGAACAGCGCCAAAAGGTCCGCGACGCCGCTTTCTATTGCGACGGGCGCAGCGTCGGGCTGACGGCCCGCGATGAAGGGGCGCTCTTTTTTGCGGGCTGCCGTTTCCTCATCGTCGATGACGTGGACTGGAGCGAACCGGACGGGCCTCGCTGGTATCGCCACGGTGCTGTGGATGGCGAAGGCCTTTTTCACACTGACAAGAAGGCTGTTCTCGTCATGCTGGAACAGTTGGCCCAATCGTCGGGCTGTGTCGCCTGCCCCGCCCTCGATTGGCAGCAGGTCACCCACCGCGTCTCCGCCCTTCCCGATGGGCTCAACCCGCGCAAGGACGGCGCCTGGGAGTACCGCTTCGATGACGCCGGAACCACCGTGACGGGCATTGTCCGGACGCCGCCCGAGCGGGCCGGCAACGGCCGCTTTGACATGGACACCTGCATGACCAGCGTCCGTGTGGACGAATCGAAAGCACTTGCCAACAGCGTAGCGCCGCAACCGGTGAAACCGGAAGGAGGCTCCCAGGACGCCGACCCTTTCACTGGCACTGGATCCTCGACTGGATCCTCGACCAGCTCCTCTTCAACCGGCTCCAGCTCCCATCCGCTCGATAACACCATGGAGGATTTCTTCCGCCCTGTCAAACCGGGGAAGATCACCTATGCCGACGTGGGCGGTTTAAAAGAGGAACTGCGCCTGCTCCGCGAAGCCGTCGAACTGCCTTTGCGCTACCCCGATCTGGTGCGGACCCTCAACATCACGCCGCCGAAGGGCGTATTGCTCTACGGCCCGCCGGGCTGCGGCAAGACCCTGCTCGCCCAGGCCGTCGCCAACGAGGTGGAGGCCACCTTTTTCGCCGTCAAGGGGCCCGAGTTTCTCTCCTCTCTCCACGGGCAGAGTGAAAAACGCCTGCGCGATCTCTTCGCCCAGGCGGAGCAGAAAGCGCCCAGTATCATCTTCTTTGACGAGATCGACGCCTTCGCCTTTGACCGCAGCCGGACGACGACCTCCTTCGAGGCGACGCTGGTAGCCCAGTTCCTCTCCCTCATGGACGGCTTCGATCGGCGCGCCCAGGTTGTCGTCATCGCCACGACCAACCGGCTCGATGTGCTCGACAAGGCGCTCCTTCGCCCCGGCCGCTTCGACTACCGCGTCCGGGTGACCGTGCCGACCTTGGAGGACCGTCTGCAGATCTTCAAGCTCCATACGGCCAAGATGCCCCTGGAAGCGACGGTCAACATCAACGATTTGGCCGAGCAGACGAAAGGCTTCACCGGCGCCGACATCGCCGCCCTCTGCGCCAAGGCGGCCCTGATGGCGGTGGCCCGGGCGCTCGGACCGGACATGGACCGCTGGCCGGCCTCCCTCTCCAGCGACTTCACCAGCGCCATCCGGATCACGGGAGATGATTTTGCTGTTGCGCTGACACAGGTTCGGGCCTCCGTTGATATTGACGACAACGATGATCACATCGCGTAG
- a CDS encoding MIP/aquaporin family protein, producing MNYLFGEFFGTVVLLIFGAGVVANVLLKGSKAEGSGWLVITAGWAFAVIMGIASSVATGGQGDLNPAVTLAKTLIGVYTFSEAVAIMGVQVAGAIVGSAVVWLAFLPHWELTEDKGAKLGIFCTAPAVRNTPANLLCEIIATIMLIVPVFALTSKAVAVPAGMVPYMVGILIWGIGLSLGGPTGYAINPARDLGPRIAHAILPIAGKGGSDWGYAWIPVVGPFIGGVCAYYIALAAGILK from the coding sequence ATGAATTATTTGTTCGGCGAGTTTTTCGGCACCGTTGTGCTGCTCATCTTCGGCGCTGGCGTCGTGGCGAACGTGTTGTTGAAAGGTTCTAAGGCGGAGGGATCCGGTTGGCTGGTTATCACCGCAGGCTGGGCCTTTGCTGTCATCATGGGCATCGCTTCTTCTGTCGCTACCGGCGGACAGGGAGACCTGAACCCGGCTGTGACGCTGGCCAAAACGCTGATCGGCGTCTACACCTTCTCTGAAGCCGTAGCAATCATGGGTGTGCAGGTCGCTGGCGCTATCGTCGGTTCCGCTGTCGTCTGGCTGGCCTTCCTGCCCCACTGGGAACTGACCGAGGACAAGGGCGCCAAGCTGGGCATCTTCTGCACCGCTCCCGCCGTTCGCAACACCCCGGCCAACCTGCTCTGTGAGATCATCGCCACCATCATGCTCATCGTCCCTGTCTTCGCCCTGACCTCCAAAGCCGTCGCCGTTCCCGCCGGCATGGTTCCCTACATGGTTGGCATCCTGATCTGGGGCATCGGCCTGAGCCTCGGCGGCCCCACTGGCTACGCCATCAACCCTGCCCGTGATCTGGGACCCCGCATTGCCCACGCTATCCTGCCTATTGCTGGCAAGGGCGGTTCTGATTGGGGCTATGCTTGGATTCCTGTTGTAGGTCCCTTCATCGGTGGGGTTTGTGCCTATTACATCGCGCTTGCTGCTGGGATTCTCAAATAG
- the adhE gene encoding bifunctional acetaldehyde-CoA/alcohol dehydrogenase, which translates to MDREHPSPTQGADNGAAHGASQAPDVAQAIDRLVNQAQAALDRFLELNQEQVDRIIHAMAMAGLEQRMPLAKMAIEETRRGVYEDKIIKNTFATESVYHSIKYHQTVGVIGVNEFDDYEEVAEPVGVVAALTPVTNPTSTTMFKALIAMKTRNPIIFAFHPGAQRSSAAAAQVVYEAAVRAGAPEHCIQWVERPSIDATNLLMRHPGVNLILATGGANMVLAAYSCGKPALGVGPGNVPCFIEKTANLHRAVTDLIMSKTFDNGMICASEQAVIVDRAIAGDFESYMSEHKCYFLSEDEKARLEGIVVNEEKCAVNADIVGQPAARIAEMAGFSVPPDTKILLARLEGVGPQYPLSREKLSPVLAYYIVDGAEEGIDRAEEMVRFGGMGHSAVIHSEDPAVIDAFSRRIKAGRLIVNSPASQGAIGEIYNANMPSLTLGCGTFGGNSTSANVSVVNLINKKRVARRREKMQWFKIPERIYFQFGALAYLEKMPEIHRAFIVTDPVMVQQGYVDRVLHYLRQRHIYVHSEIFAEVEPDPSVETVMRGCRMMNDFKPDVIIALGGGSVMDAAKGMWLFYEHPETDFSLLRLRFMDIRKRVYKYPKLGAKARLVAIPTTSGTGSEVTSFAVISDKERNIKYPLADYELTPDVAIIDPEFVMTVPPGVTADTGMDVLTHAIEAYVSVLASDYTDALAIKAIQMVFEYLPRAFHNGHDKQAREKMHNASCIAGMAFTNAFLGINHAMAHQLGGVFHIPHGRANAILLPHTIAFNASRPTKFTSFPNYESYVADRRYAEIARMVGLPARTVEEGVQSLIEAVRHLMQKLRMPLTLAELGIERNRFMSLLPELAERAFDDQTTTANPRMPLMTELQQILMNAYGG; encoded by the coding sequence ATGGACCGGGAACATCCCTCCCCTACGCAAGGCGCAGATAACGGCGCCGCCCACGGGGCTTCCCAAGCCCCCGACGTCGCCCAAGCGATCGACAGACTGGTGAATCAGGCACAGGCGGCCTTGGACCGTTTTCTTGAACTCAACCAGGAACAGGTGGACCGCATCATCCACGCCATGGCCATGGCCGGCCTGGAGCAACGCATGCCCCTGGCCAAGATGGCCATCGAGGAGACGCGCCGCGGCGTCTATGAAGACAAGATCATCAAAAACACCTTCGCCACCGAGTCGGTCTACCACAGCATCAAGTACCACCAGACGGTGGGCGTCATCGGCGTCAACGAGTTTGACGACTATGAAGAAGTGGCCGAGCCGGTCGGCGTCGTCGCCGCGCTAACGCCGGTCACCAACCCCACCTCGACGACCATGTTCAAAGCGCTCATCGCCATGAAGACGCGCAACCCCATCATCTTCGCCTTCCACCCCGGCGCCCAGCGCTCAAGCGCCGCCGCCGCCCAGGTGGTCTATGAGGCCGCTGTCCGGGCCGGTGCGCCGGAACACTGCATCCAGTGGGTCGAACGGCCCTCCATCGACGCCACCAACCTGCTGATGCGCCACCCCGGCGTCAACTTGATCCTGGCCACAGGCGGCGCAAACATGGTCCTCGCCGCCTACAGTTGCGGCAAGCCGGCCCTCGGCGTCGGACCGGGCAACGTGCCCTGTTTCATCGAAAAGACGGCCAACCTGCACCGGGCCGTGACCGACCTGATCATGTCGAAGACCTTTGACAACGGCATGATCTGCGCCTCCGAGCAGGCCGTCATCGTCGACCGGGCCATCGCCGGCGACTTTGAAAGCTACATGAGCGAACACAAGTGCTACTTCCTCAGCGAGGACGAAAAGGCCCGCCTGGAGGGCATCGTCGTCAACGAGGAAAAATGCGCCGTCAACGCCGACATCGTCGGCCAGCCGGCGGCCCGCATTGCCGAGATGGCCGGCTTCTCCGTGCCGCCCGACACAAAGATCCTGCTGGCTCGCCTGGAGGGCGTTGGCCCCCAGTATCCCCTGTCACGGGAAAAACTCAGCCCCGTCCTCGCCTATTACATCGTCGACGGCGCCGAGGAAGGCATCGACCGGGCGGAGGAGATGGTCCGCTTCGGCGGCATGGGCCACTCGGCCGTCATCCACTCGGAAGACCCGGCGGTGATCGACGCCTTTTCCCGCCGCATCAAGGCCGGCCGGCTGATTGTCAACTCCCCGGCCAGCCAGGGCGCCATCGGCGAGATCTACAACGCCAACATGCCCTCGCTGACCCTGGGCTGCGGCACCTTCGGCGGCAACTCCACCTCGGCCAACGTGTCGGTAGTCAACCTAATTAACAAAAAACGGGTGGCGAGGCGGCGAGAAAAGATGCAGTGGTTCAAAATCCCCGAGCGGATCTACTTCCAATTCGGCGCGTTGGCCTACCTGGAGAAGATGCCCGAGATCCACCGCGCCTTCATCGTCACCGACCCGGTCATGGTGCAGCAGGGGTATGTGGACCGGGTGCTCCACTACCTGCGCCAGCGCCACATCTACGTCCACAGCGAGATCTTCGCCGAGGTGGAGCCTGATCCGTCGGTCGAGACGGTCATGCGCGGCTGCCGCATGATGAACGACTTCAAACCGGACGTGATCATCGCCCTCGGCGGCGGCTCGGTGATGGACGCCGCCAAGGGGATGTGGCTCTTCTACGAGCACCCGGAGACCGACTTTTCCCTCCTCCGGTTGCGTTTCATGGACATCCGCAAGCGCGTCTACAAGTACCCCAAGCTGGGCGCCAAGGCGCGGCTCGTCGCCATCCCGACCACCTCGGGCACCGGCTCGGAGGTCACCTCCTTCGCCGTCATCAGCGACAAGGAACGGAACATCAAGTACCCCCTGGCCGACTATGAACTGACGCCCGACGTGGCCATCATCGACCCCGAGTTCGTCATGACCGTCCCGCCAGGGGTGACGGCTGACACCGGCATGGATGTGCTGACCCACGCCATCGAGGCCTATGTGTCGGTCCTCGCCTCGGACTACACGGACGCGCTGGCGATCAAGGCGATCCAGATGGTCTTCGAGTACCTGCCGCGGGCTTTCCACAATGGCCACGACAAGCAGGCCCGGGAGAAGATGCACAACGCCTCCTGCATCGCCGGCATGGCCTTCACCAACGCCTTTCTCGGTATCAACCACGCCATGGCCCACCAGTTGGGCGGCGTCTTCCACATCCCCCATGGCCGGGCCAACGCCATATTGCTCCCCCACACGATCGCCTTCAACGCCAGCCGGCCGACGAAGTTCACGTCCTTCCCCAACTACGAATCCTATGTGGCCGACCGCCGCTACGCCGAGATCGCCCGCATGGTCGGCCTGCCGGCCCGCACCGTCGAAGAGGGCGTCCAGTCGCTCATCGAGGCCGTCCGCCATCTCATGCAGAAACTGCGCATGCCCCTCACCCTGGCCGAACTCGGCATCGAGCGGAACCGGTTCATGAGCCTATTGCCGGAATTGGCGGAACGGGCATTTGATGATCAGACAACGACGGCGAACCCGAGGATGCCGTTGATGACGGAGTTGCAGCAGATTTTGATGAATGCTTACGGCGGGTAG
- a CDS encoding aldehyde dehydrogenase family protein, protein MSINQEIVGKIVAEVLANLQGKEAKAAAPQIPGVFATVDECVNAARRAYLQLQTLSVAKREELIAAMRKVALAHAEELSRLAVQETGMGRVSDKILKNQLVANKTPGTEDLTTTAWTGDDGLTLVEMGAYGVIGAITPTTNPSETIICNGIGMIAAGNAVLFSPHPTAKKTSYRTLEILNNAIIEAGGPGNLLTMVAEPSIEAANQMMKHPGISLLVATGGPGVVQAVLSSGKKAIGAGAGNPPAIVDETADIPKAARDIIAGCSFDNNLPCIAEKEVIVVGSVADELIAHMRRNGAYLIKGSEIDALLKVVMTEKEELIAPGCTVKPKKSYGINKSWVGKDAQLILKAIGIDVPDSIRAVICEVEEDHPFVIEELMMPILPIVQVKNIDAAIELAVKVEHGNRHTAIMHSKNVDNLTRLARAIQTTIFVKNGPSYAGIGVGGEGHTTFTIAGPTGEGLTSARTFTRQRRCVLVEGFKIV, encoded by the coding sequence ATGAGCATCAACCAAGAGATCGTCGGCAAGATCGTCGCTGAGGTGCTGGCCAACCTGCAAGGGAAGGAAGCCAAAGCCGCGGCGCCCCAGATCCCCGGCGTCTTTGCCACCGTCGATGAATGCGTCAACGCGGCTCGTCGCGCCTACCTGCAACTGCAAACCCTATCCGTCGCCAAACGGGAAGAACTGATCGCGGCGATGCGGAAAGTCGCCTTGGCCCACGCCGAGGAACTCTCCCGTCTGGCCGTCCAGGAGACCGGCATGGGACGAGTCAGCGACAAGATCCTGAAAAACCAGTTGGTCGCCAACAAAACCCCCGGCACGGAAGACCTGACCACCACCGCCTGGACCGGTGATGACGGCTTGACGTTAGTGGAGATGGGCGCATACGGCGTCATCGGCGCAATCACGCCGACCACCAACCCTTCGGAGACGATCATCTGCAACGGCATCGGCATGATTGCCGCCGGCAACGCCGTCCTCTTCAGCCCCCACCCGACGGCGAAGAAGACCTCCTACCGGACCTTGGAGATCCTCAACAACGCCATCATCGAGGCCGGCGGCCCCGGCAACCTCCTGACCATGGTGGCCGAACCGTCCATTGAGGCGGCCAATCAGATGATGAAACACCCCGGCATCAGCCTGCTCGTCGCCACCGGCGGACCGGGCGTCGTCCAAGCCGTCCTCTCCTCCGGCAAAAAAGCCATCGGCGCCGGCGCCGGCAACCCGCCGGCCATCGTCGACGAGACGGCTGACATCCCCAAGGCCGCCCGTGACATCATCGCCGGCTGCTCCTTTGACAACAACCTGCCCTGCATCGCCGAAAAAGAGGTCATCGTCGTCGGCTCGGTCGCCGATGAGTTGATCGCCCACATGCGTCGCAACGGGGCCTACCTGATCAAAGGCTCGGAGATCGACGCCCTGCTCAAAGTGGTCATGACGGAGAAGGAAGAGCTGATCGCTCCCGGCTGCACCGTCAAACCGAAGAAGAGCTACGGCATCAACAAGTCCTGGGTCGGTAAGGACGCCCAACTCATCCTGAAGGCCATCGGCATCGACGTGCCCGACAGCATCCGCGCCGTCATCTGCGAGGTGGAAGAGGACCATCCCTTCGTCATCGAAGAGTTGATGATGCCCATCCTGCCCATCGTCCAGGTGAAAAACATCGACGCCGCCATCGAACTGGCCGTCAAGGTCGAACATGGCAATCGTCACACGGCCATCATGCACTCGAAAAACGTGGACAACCTGACCCGTCTCGCCCGGGCCATCCAGACGACCATCTTCGTCAAAAACGGCCCCTCTTACGCCGGGATTGGCGTCGGCGGCGAAGGCCACACCACCTTCACCATCGCCGGTCCGACCGGGGAAGGACTCACCTCCGCCCGGACCTTCACCCGCCAACGCCGCTGCGTCCTTGTGGAAGGCTTCAAGATCGTGTAA
- a CDS encoding BMC domain-containing protein, which produces MKNAIGMLEIENVTQGILVADTMLKSGNVELLLAQPLCPGKYVILVSGDVGAVQSAVRSGQVIGKDHVVNDFVLPNVHPTVFPALTGCTEVKQIRALGVIETYSVASAVVAADQAVKAAAVELIEIRLARGLGGKAVVSLTGDVGAVTAAIKAGSHIIADSGFLVDQIVIPAPHKGLQTSIF; this is translated from the coding sequence ATGAAAAACGCCATCGGCATGTTGGAGATTGAAAATGTGACCCAGGGCATCCTCGTCGCCGACACCATGCTCAAGTCCGGCAACGTGGAACTGCTCCTGGCCCAGCCCCTCTGCCCGGGCAAGTACGTCATTCTCGTTAGCGGCGACGTCGGGGCCGTCCAGAGCGCCGTCCGCAGCGGCCAGGTGATCGGGAAGGACCATGTAGTCAACGACTTCGTCCTGCCCAACGTCCATCCGACCGTCTTCCCGGCGTTGACTGGTTGCACCGAAGTCAAGCAGATCCGGGCGCTCGGCGTGATTGAGACCTACTCGGTCGCCTCAGCCGTCGTCGCTGCCGACCAGGCCGTGAAGGCCGCCGCCGTCGAACTGATCGAGATCCGCCTGGCCCGCGGCCTCGGCGGCAAAGCCGTCGTCTCGCTCACCGGCGACGTAGGCGCTGTCACCGCCGCCATCAAGGCCGGCAGCCACATCATCGCCGACAGCGGATTCCTGGTCGATCAGATCGTTATCCCGGCGCCGCACAAGGGGTTGCAGACGAGCATTTTCTAG
- a CDS encoding 4Fe-4S dicluster domain-containing protein, which yields MIEKIVNAVKAAGVVGAGGAGFPTHVKINAKADFIIANGAECEPLLRAHQQIMAVESDKVVLGMIAVMLATGATKSYIALKKKYTAAAEALEKSIATHAPGRIELFFMPDFYPAGDEQVMVYEVTGRIVPEGGIPLQVGVVVINVETLLNVTRAMDGIPVTEKYVTVSGAVHKPVTLKVPVGVSVSRLVEAAGGAKIDDYALIDGGPMMGRLIEKDAPVTKTTGGILVLPKDHPLIVSRQLPWQAALNRAKSVCCACRACTDSCPRHLLGHGLEPHRIMQAVGNGLSGSASTMLTSAFLCSECGACDSFGCTMGLSPRRVNAELKRQMSAAGIKNPHHNKPLRAGSHRSNRRIPIKRLVSRLGLYEYDVPAPLVDELLAADEVRLTLRQHIGAPAVLAVSVGDKVTVGQLVAAIPEGAAVSANIHASIDGVVVSTENGVTIRAEA from the coding sequence ATGATCGAAAAAATCGTCAACGCCGTGAAGGCCGCTGGTGTGGTGGGGGCCGGTGGGGCTGGTTTTCCTACGCATGTGAAAATAAACGCGAAAGCGGATTTTATCATCGCCAACGGCGCTGAATGTGAACCGCTGCTGCGCGCCCACCAGCAGATCATGGCTGTCGAGAGCGACAAGGTCGTCCTCGGGATGATCGCCGTCATGCTGGCCACCGGGGCGACGAAGAGTTACATCGCCCTCAAAAAGAAGTACACCGCCGCCGCCGAGGCCCTGGAAAAATCCATCGCCACCCATGCGCCGGGGCGGATCGAACTCTTCTTCATGCCTGATTTTTACCCGGCCGGCGACGAGCAGGTCATGGTCTATGAGGTGACCGGGCGGATCGTGCCCGAAGGCGGCATCCCCTTGCAGGTGGGCGTCGTCGTCATCAACGTGGAGACACTGCTCAACGTCACTCGGGCCATGGATGGCATTCCCGTCACCGAAAAGTACGTCACCGTCTCCGGCGCCGTGCATAAGCCAGTGACCCTGAAAGTCCCCGTCGGCGTCTCCGTGAGCCGCCTGGTGGAAGCCGCTGGCGGCGCGAAGATCGACGACTACGCCCTGATCGACGGCGGCCCCATGATGGGACGCCTGATCGAAAAGGACGCCCCGGTCACCAAGACGACCGGCGGCATCCTCGTCCTGCCGAAGGACCACCCGCTGATCGTCAGCCGCCAGTTGCCCTGGCAAGCGGCGCTCAACCGAGCCAAATCGGTCTGCTGCGCCTGCCGCGCCTGCACGGACAGTTGCCCTCGCCACCTGCTCGGTCACGGCCTGGAGCCGCACCGGATTATGCAGGCTGTCGGCAACGGCCTCTCCGGTAGCGCCTCGACCATGCTGACGAGCGCCTTTCTCTGTTCCGAATGCGGGGCTTGTGACAGCTTCGGCTGCACCATGGGGCTGTCGCCGCGCCGCGTCAACGCCGAACTGAAGCGGCAGATGAGCGCCGCCGGCATCAAAAACCCCCATCACAACAAGCCGCTCCGCGCAGGCTCGCACCGTAGCAACCGGCGCATCCCCATCAAACGCCTCGTCTCCCGGCTGGGTCTGTACGAGTATGACGTCCCCGCGCCGCTGGTCGATGAGCTCCTGGCCGCGGACGAAGTGCGCTTGACCTTGCGGCAGCACATCGGCGCGCCGGCTGTCCTCGCGGTGAGCGTCGGTGACAAGGTCACGGTCGGGCAATTGGTGGCCGCCATCCCGGAAGGAGCGGCGGTCAGCGCCAACATCCATGCCAGCATCGACGGCGTCGTCGTCTCGACGGAAAACGGCGTCACAATCCGGGCGGAAGCCTGA
- a CDS encoding ADP-ribosyltransferase, producing the protein MCIMKTINEIKYGQLQWTIRNKEEYIEFKNEKEAHEWGMRHYFKWAETYKSVMKLARKTVKTSLYTAPIECYCGYSYRQINDYLRYCSDSGENLYREMADILSIVLCSAPRIPCDLILYRLVNDEFIRNLIEENKRDRPIQEKGFLSTSLIKDIVNQSEPYASEKNLLKIYVKKETIGVYVNSVTRRSEEEMLLFPNMFLGLSSYPYKDKESGKIIFECELIKFY; encoded by the coding sequence ATGTGTATCATGAAAACTATAAACGAAATAAAATACGGACAATTACAATGGACTATAAGGAATAAAGAAGAATATATTGAGTTCAAAAATGAAAAGGAAGCACACGAATGGGGGATGAGACATTATTTCAAGTGGGCAGAGACATATAAAAGTGTAATGAAACTTGCTAGGAAAACAGTGAAAACAAGTCTTTACACTGCTCCTATAGAGTGCTATTGTGGTTATTCTTACCGACAGATAAATGATTATTTAAGATATTGTTCTGACAGTGGGGAGAATTTGTATAGAGAAATGGCGGATATTTTATCGATTGTATTGTGTAGTGCGCCAAGGATTCCTTGTGATTTAATACTATATAGGTTGGTAAATGATGAATTTATTAGAAACCTTATAGAAGAAAACAAAAGGGATAGACCTATTCAGGAAAAAGGATTTTTGAGTACTAGCTTGATTAAGGATATTGTAAACCAAAGTGAGCCATATGCATCAGAGAAGAATTTGCTAAAAATATATGTAAAAAAAGAAACCATCGGGGTATATGTGAATTCGGTAACGAGAAGAAGTGAGGAGGAAATGTTACTATTTCCAAATATGTTTTTAGGATTATCTTCTTATCCATATAAAGATAAAGAAAGTGGGAAAATTATTTTTGAATGTGAATTGATAAAGTTCTATTGA
- a CDS encoding P-loop ATPase, Sll1717 family has product MASENSFDGFVKRLGFEKFPFSQFSTENELHIRDKLFYSPSDYSQILEAFSSGQSMFVLGNRGSGKTAMLYDFESKVEKSTCLIAWLDDFTILNSPFTSCDFYNMLIQKITDKVFEQLVNQRDRIDNIKPEQKMLLVYLLKHFLPVVSKPHLTEQIEKVRYPWLVYMSVKVYNFIRDALNYGVSVAMQVTSDIIRQHFMSLPPIPKELMLKKYFPEIPYEADKEFEPQKVTYSFLERCLELVQNLGFKQFVLIIDKIDEDSRFSNDADLIADFIEPVLTDNKLLLNPKIQLLISIWNIPFSILIDKVRSQKHFSATLNWETSDLKEALNKRIRVFSNEKVQKFELLFSDDVLSNHFNDIFYLANGNPRDLWHIFKHLFYAQHKIDPLSTSISSGAVKEGLKNFVESFNYFEYYPRKANAAPQSLNIYSYIQHLLRLGKKEFTRNAFKEATGVSGGSVSNYVSQMQKMGLIVNIDREGTSLVYEVNDPKVTYAIDNGYSIIRSN; this is encoded by the coding sequence ATGGCTTCAGAGAATTCGTTTGATGGTTTTGTTAAAAGGCTAGGCTTTGAAAAATTTCCTTTTTCTCAATTTTCTACGGAAAATGAACTTCATATTAGAGATAAGCTATTTTACAGTCCGTCAGATTACTCCCAAATATTAGAAGCTTTTTCTTCTGGGCAATCTATGTTTGTTTTAGGTAATAGAGGCTCTGGAAAAACTGCAATGTTATACGATTTTGAGAGCAAGGTGGAAAAATCCACTTGTTTAATTGCTTGGTTAGATGATTTCACCATTTTAAACAGTCCGTTTACTTCTTGTGATTTCTACAATATGTTAATTCAGAAGATTACCGACAAAGTTTTTGAACAATTAGTTAACCAAAGGGATAGAATTGATAATATAAAACCAGAACAAAAAATGCTACTTGTATATCTTCTGAAACATTTTTTACCGGTCGTCTCCAAACCTCATCTTACCGAGCAAATTGAAAAAGTTCGATATCCTTGGTTAGTTTACATGTCTGTTAAGGTATATAATTTTATTCGTGATGCTCTCAACTATGGTGTATCCGTTGCAATGCAAGTAACTTCTGATATTATACGCCAACATTTTATGTCTCTCCCGCCTATACCAAAGGAATTAATGTTGAAAAAGTATTTTCCGGAAATCCCTTATGAAGCCGATAAGGAATTTGAACCACAAAAGGTTACTTATAGTTTTTTAGAAAGATGCTTGGAATTAGTTCAGAATTTAGGGTTTAAGCAATTTGTCCTAATAATTGATAAAATCGATGAGGATTCTCGTTTCAGTAATGATGCAGACCTTATAGCCGATTTTATTGAACCGGTTTTAACCGATAACAAATTACTTCTAAACCCTAAAATTCAACTGTTGATTTCCATATGGAACATCCCTTTTAGTATACTTATAGACAAAGTTCGTTCTCAAAAACATTTTTCTGCTACGCTTAACTGGGAAACAAGTGATCTAAAAGAAGCTTTGAATAAAAGAATTAGAGTTTTTTCAAATGAAAAAGTTCAAAAATTTGAATTGCTATTTTCTGACGACGTACTCTCCAATCACTTTAACGATATTTTTTATCTGGCTAACGGGAATCCCCGAGATCTTTGGCATATTTTCAAACATCTTTTCTATGCACAACATAAAATAGATCCTCTTTCAACATCGATCAGTAGTGGTGCAGTCAAAGAAGGCTTGAAGAATTTCGTTGAGAGCTTCAACTACTTTGAGTATTATCCTAGGAAAGCAAATGCCGCACCTCAAAGTTTAAATATTTACTCGTATATCCAACATTTGTTGAGATTGGGTAAAAAAGAATTTACTCGTAACGCTTTTAAAGAAGCTACAGGTGTAAGTGGAGGTTCAGTAAGTAATTATGTTAGTCAGATGCAAAAAATGGGGTTAATCGTAAATATTGATAGGGAAGGGACATCATTAGTATATGAGGTAAATGATCCAAAAGTAACGTACGCTATTGACAACGGTTATTCAATCATACGTTCTAATTAG